The Phyllostomus discolor isolate MPI-MPIP mPhyDis1 chromosome 4, mPhyDis1.pri.v3, whole genome shotgun sequence genome window below encodes:
- the NDUFAF4 gene encoding NADH dehydrogenase [ubiquinone] 1 alpha subcomplex assembly factor 4 — translation MGAAVTRAIRNVNLENRAEREISKMKPSPAPRHPTTKSHLRDQMSSHPDIKKEVDRKDDRLLSLLKDVYVDSKDPVSSVQVEDAGTLQAPKEFRLPKGHHFDINIENIPKGKISTVEALTLLNNHKLYPDTWTAEKIAEEYHLGQKDVNSLLKYFVTFEVQVFPPGDKKAIQSK, via the exons ATGGGGGCCGCGGTGACTCGCGCAATCAGGAATGTCAATCTCGAGAACCGGGCAGAACGGGAAATCAGCAAGATGAAGCCCTCTCCCGCTCCCAGGCACCCCACCACCAAGAGCCACCTGCGAGATCAGATGAGCA GCCATCCAGATATCAAGAAAGAAGTTGATAGAAAAGATGACAGACTGCTGTCATTACTGAAAGATGTGTATGTTGATTCCAAAGATCCTGTGTCTTCTGTACAG GTAGAAGATGCTGGAACACTTCAAGCGCCAAAGGAGTTCCGATTGCCGAAAGGCCATCACTTTGACATAAATATTGAGAACATTCCCAAAGGCAAAATTTCCACTGTAGAGGCACTGACACTTCTCAACAATCATAAACTTTACCCAGATACATGGACTGCTGAGAAAATAGCAGAAGAATACCATTTAGGACAGAAAGATGTAAATTCtcttctcaaatattttgttacttttgaAGTCCAAGTCTTCCCTCCTGGAGACAAGAAAGCAATACAGTCAAAATGA